One window of the Thermodesulfomicrobium sp. WS genome contains the following:
- a CDS encoding AAA family ATPase yields the protein MLELLTIRNLALIEHATLEFAPGINVFTGESGAGKSLVLRALGLILGGRGGAELVRPGADRAVVEALFVAEDGSETILRREITAAGRSRFQVNGQLTPQAEVTALAQDLMLITGQHGQQRLLAPQEHVRLVDAFLDDPAVLNQQHAALEALRQAEAALAEVDARVADLQGRRDFLEYQLGEIRKVAPRAGEEEELLALRESARSTAKLRDLSGEAHELLRSESGLLAQMGALERVLHGIEAIRPQLPAIEESLSGLAAMREHLTQLERALGQMLRDADSVDLDQVERRLFELQSLSRRLRRPIEELVRLEEEISANLSYLDAADLERRRLVREKAAAQEAARRATQALDEARAHAADRLTRALVEELTSLGFPEQVAVFAEFSPVRVADGVQELRPRFLWAPNPGLPPQPLDRIASGGELSRFLLAVTGLLAAHKLPTLVFDEIDAGIGGTTLLQVAARIRRLAERQQILLVTHWPQLAQHATRHFSIQKIVENGVTQSICRLLDDAQRRAELARMAGEEPL from the coding sequence ATGCTCGAGCTGCTGACCATCCGCAATCTTGCCCTCATCGAACACGCCACCCTGGAGTTCGCTCCGGGTATCAATGTCTTCACCGGCGAATCCGGGGCGGGAAAGTCGCTGGTCTTGCGCGCCCTCGGCCTCATCCTCGGCGGCCGCGGCGGGGCGGAGCTCGTGCGCCCCGGAGCGGACCGCGCCGTGGTGGAGGCCCTGTTCGTGGCCGAGGACGGCAGCGAGACCATCCTGCGCCGGGAGATCACCGCCGCCGGCCGCAGCCGCTTTCAGGTCAACGGCCAGCTCACCCCGCAGGCGGAAGTGACGGCCCTGGCCCAAGACCTGATGCTCATCACCGGCCAGCACGGCCAACAGCGCCTGCTCGCCCCCCAGGAGCACGTGCGTCTCGTGGACGCCTTTCTGGACGACCCGGCAGTCCTCAACCAGCAGCACGCCGCCCTGGAGGCCCTGCGTCAGGCGGAGGCCGCCCTGGCCGAGGTGGACGCCCGCGTGGCCGACCTCCAAGGGCGGCGGGACTTTTTGGAATACCAGCTGGGGGAGATCCGCAAGGTGGCCCCCCGGGCAGGCGAAGAGGAAGAACTTTTGGCACTGCGGGAAAGCGCCCGCTCCACGGCCAAGCTGCGGGACCTCTCCGGCGAGGCGCACGAGCTCCTGCGCAGCGAAAGCGGCCTCTTGGCGCAAATGGGGGCCCTGGAACGGGTGCTCCATGGTATCGAGGCCATACGCCCCCAGCTGCCCGCCATCGAAGAGAGCTTGAGCGGCCTTGCCGCGATGCGCGAGCACCTGACGCAGCTCGAGCGCGCCCTTGGGCAGATGCTGCGCGACGCGGACAGCGTGGATTTGGATCAGGTGGAGCGCCGCCTCTTCGAACTCCAATCCCTCTCCCGCCGTCTGCGCCGCCCCATCGAGGAACTGGTGCGCCTGGAAGAAGAGATCAGCGCCAACCTCTCGTACCTGGATGCCGCAGACCTCGAACGCCGGCGCCTGGTCCGGGAAAAAGCGGCCGCCCAAGAAGCCGCCCGCCGCGCAACCCAGGCCCTCGACGAGGCGCGCGCCCATGCGGCAGACCGCCTCACCCGCGCCCTGGTGGAAGAGCTCACCTCCCTGGGCTTCCCGGAGCAGGTGGCCGTGTTCGCGGAGTTTTCGCCGGTGCGCGTCGCCGACGGGGTGCAGGAGCTGCGGCCGCGCTTTCTGTGGGCCCCCAACCCGGGACTGCCGCCCCAGCCACTCGACCGCATCGCCTCCGGCGGCGAGCTTTCCCGCTTTCTCTTGGCCGTCACCGGGCTTTTGGCCGCCCACAAGCTCCCCACCCTCGTGTTCGACGAGATCGATGCCGGCATCGGCGGCACCACCCTCCTGCAGGTGGCTGCACGCATCCGCCGCCTGGCCGAGCGCCAGCAGATCCTCCTGGTCACCCATTGGCCGCAGCTGGCCCAGCACGCCACCCGCCATTTTTCCATCCAGAAGATCGTGGAAAACGGCGTCACCCAAAGCATCTGCCGCCTTCTGGACGACGCCCAGCGCCGTGCGGAGCTCGCCCGCATGGCCGGAGAGGAGCCGCTATGA
- a CDS encoding sulfite exporter TauE/SafE family protein — MDMLALDTSKFIELSFQAISFLFIVGFVGGLVSGFIGSGGAFVLTPGMMSLGVPGTVAVASNMCHKFPKALVGAIKRFRYGQVDIKLGLIMAASAGVGVQLGIMIQHYILERWGQAGSNLYVSLAFVLVLVSVGSYVARDAISCVRCGGVETVGALAKRIQRIELWPMITFKTAGVRVSLWVTLPVGLATGMLAATIAVGGFIGVPGMIYVLGVSGLVASATELVIAFVMGLGGSINWALHGMVDIRLVLIILSGSLLGVQLGAIGTTYVRDYMVKGVMATIMLIVAVSRCLAIPKYLVQLNLLEMSDSVVTLLGHVSYGFMCLALLVGAGIILGAIWFARRAEKTALVAS; from the coding sequence ATGGATATGCTTGCGTTGGATACCTCGAAGTTTATTGAGTTGAGCTTCCAGGCCATTTCGTTTCTGTTCATTGTCGGATTTGTGGGCGGACTGGTGAGCGGGTTCATTGGCTCTGGCGGCGCTTTCGTGCTGACTCCGGGCATGATGAGCCTCGGTGTTCCCGGGACGGTGGCGGTGGCGAGCAATATGTGCCACAAATTCCCCAAGGCCCTGGTGGGCGCCATCAAGCGTTTTCGCTACGGCCAGGTGGACATCAAGCTCGGCCTGATCATGGCGGCGTCCGCGGGCGTGGGCGTGCAGCTCGGTATCATGATCCAGCACTATATCCTGGAGCGTTGGGGGCAGGCGGGCTCCAATCTGTACGTGAGCCTGGCCTTCGTGCTCGTGCTGGTCTCCGTGGGGAGCTATGTGGCCCGGGACGCCATCTCCTGCGTGCGCTGCGGCGGCGTGGAGACGGTCGGCGCGCTCGCCAAGCGCATCCAGCGCATTGAGCTGTGGCCCATGATCACCTTCAAGACCGCCGGCGTTCGGGTTTCCCTGTGGGTGACCCTCCCCGTGGGTCTGGCCACCGGCATGCTGGCGGCCACCATTGCGGTGGGCGGTTTTATCGGGGTGCCCGGCATGATCTACGTCCTTGGGGTCTCCGGTTTGGTGGCTTCGGCCACGGAGCTGGTGATCGCCTTTGTCATGGGCCTGGGCGGCTCCATCAATTGGGCTTTGCATGGGATGGTGGATATCCGTCTCGTCCTGATCATCCTGTCCGGCTCGCTTTTGGGGGTCCAGTTGGGCGCCATCGGGACCACGTATGTCCGGGATTATATGGTCAAGGGCGTCATGGCCACTATCATGCTCATTGTTGCGGTCAGCCGCTGCCTGGCCATTCCCAAGTATCTGGTGCAACTGAATCTGCTGGAAATGTCCGACTCCGTGGTCACGCTCTTGGGCCATGTGAGCTACGGCTTCATGTGCCTGGCGCTGCTCGTGGGGGCAGGCATCATCCTGGGCGCCATCTGGTTTGCCCGGCGGGCGGAAAAGACTGCGCTGGTCGCATCCTGA
- a CDS encoding ACT domain-containing protein, producing the protein MRRRALALPCGRPMERALSRIMTAAVAVLAQGFPGCVLAVGGFGLSQLAPGSDLDICLLRPPHLPAEDSGRWVQSIVYPLWDSGMQVDYSVRTPAETLELAAQDPKVLAGLLSARPIGPDPAGLFPELRQGVRRILTSAARRTFVQWIAANGPTEYACIEPDLKHSPGGLRHWHHLGWLAAAFPGREGARFLDLGVLAPDQLEALCAAAQTIRQVRCALHCTTQRRHDVLSAELQDAVAQRLGTSRPALSQRLQEAMARIRLARCAMVREVLGRMERKRRPPGRRCDGIRHTPGGLGFAEDPGAHPHLVLRLIETAAHTGIPPSFSAQGALLRLSAEQAAALTPHLATWLHDILHAPFGEAAFAALLDLGLLRILFPELAPSLSVVPLDGWHRHPVGWHSLRCAMLLAQPQKLLLAAPWLETLPTAPKDHRALVWAGLLHDMGKPQPRHEVRGSILARHLLIRLGEAETDIDTVSFLIAEHLTLFQVATQRDLNDSATIHAVAHKVQTPERLAALAHLAVADAMATGPAAWNTWRSLLVEELCAKTARALQGRPLRAPSRDKLPQDFLRELPEPARERISDADLHRMAELFARQRSAPQTLHTLAWSVHDQDPQVWKCAVMAPDQPALFATLAGCFAIKGADILNAEIFTTRGGTAMDLFVVRLPETDAAYFWPAFTKEARTSLTDPHALATRIAARGKSPLRRQPPPGPKPQVRLDAEKAILEVRASDRPGRLFDITWELALHGVSVQAAKIATHGDHIHDIFFLQQAPNASWRLSSTLQPLLAAILRRLQTE; encoded by the coding sequence TTGCGCCGCCGGGCCCTGGCACTGCCCTGCGGCCGACCCATGGAGCGGGCCCTTTCCCGCATCATGACGGCCGCGGTGGCGGTGCTCGCCCAAGGGTTCCCCGGCTGCGTGCTGGCAGTGGGCGGCTTTGGCCTCAGCCAGCTCGCCCCGGGCTCGGACCTGGACATCTGCCTGCTGCGGCCACCGCATCTGCCTGCTGAAGACAGCGGCCGCTGGGTCCAAAGCATCGTCTACCCCCTGTGGGACAGCGGGATGCAGGTGGACTACAGCGTCCGTACCCCCGCCGAAACCCTGGAGCTCGCGGCCCAAGATCCCAAGGTCCTGGCAGGGCTGCTGTCTGCGCGGCCCATCGGCCCAGACCCAGCAGGGCTGTTTCCGGAGCTCCGCCAGGGTGTTCGCCGCATCCTCACCTCCGCCGCGCGCCGCACCTTCGTGCAGTGGATCGCCGCAAACGGCCCTACCGAATACGCCTGCATCGAGCCGGACCTCAAACACAGCCCCGGCGGCCTGCGGCATTGGCACCACTTAGGCTGGCTCGCCGCCGCCTTTCCCGGTCGGGAAGGGGCACGGTTTCTCGACCTCGGGGTGTTGGCCCCAGATCAGCTGGAGGCCTTGTGTGCTGCGGCGCAGACCATCCGTCAGGTGCGCTGCGCCCTGCACTGCACCACCCAACGGCGTCACGACGTGCTTTCCGCCGAACTCCAAGACGCCGTGGCCCAACGCCTTGGCACCTCGCGGCCCGCGCTCTCCCAACGTTTGCAAGAGGCCATGGCCCGCATCCGCCTGGCGCGCTGCGCCATGGTGCGCGAAGTCCTGGGCCGCATGGAGCGCAAACGCCGGCCGCCAGGCCGCCGCTGCGACGGCATCCGCCATACCCCCGGCGGTCTGGGCTTTGCCGAAGACCCCGGCGCGCACCCGCATCTGGTGCTGCGCCTCATCGAGACAGCGGCCCACACCGGCATCCCCCCCAGCTTCTCCGCCCAAGGGGCCCTGCTCCGCCTGAGTGCCGAACAGGCGGCAGCGCTCACCCCGCACCTTGCCACCTGGCTCCACGATATCCTCCACGCCCCCTTCGGAGAAGCCGCCTTCGCCGCGCTCCTGGACTTAGGGCTTTTGCGCATCCTTTTCCCGGAGCTCGCACCCAGTCTTTCCGTGGTGCCCCTGGACGGTTGGCACCGCCACCCGGTGGGCTGGCACAGCCTGCGCTGCGCCATGCTTCTTGCCCAGCCCCAAAAGCTGCTCCTCGCCGCGCCCTGGCTCGAAACGCTCCCCACAGCCCCCAAGGACCACCGCGCCCTGGTGTGGGCAGGACTTCTCCACGACATGGGAAAACCCCAGCCCCGCCATGAGGTGCGCGGCAGCATCCTCGCCCGCCACCTGCTCATCCGCCTTGGGGAGGCCGAGACGGACATCGACACGGTCTCCTTCCTTATCGCCGAGCACCTCACCCTCTTCCAGGTGGCCACGCAACGCGACCTGAACGATTCCGCCACCATTCACGCCGTCGCCCACAAGGTGCAGACCCCCGAACGTCTGGCTGCCCTAGCGCACCTCGCCGTGGCCGACGCCATGGCCACTGGGCCTGCAGCCTGGAACACGTGGCGCAGCCTCTTGGTGGAGGAGCTCTGCGCCAAGACCGCCCGGGCACTCCAGGGCCGTCCCCTGCGCGCGCCGTCCCGTGATAAACTCCCCCAAGACTTTCTTCGAGAGCTTCCCGAGCCCGCCCGAGAGCGCATCAGCGACGCAGACCTGCACCGCATGGCCGAGCTCTTCGCCCGCCAGCGCAGCGCCCCCCAGACTCTCCACACCCTGGCCTGGTCCGTGCATGACCAGGATCCCCAAGTCTGGAAGTGCGCGGTCATGGCCCCGGATCAACCCGCTCTCTTCGCCACCCTGGCCGGGTGCTTCGCCATCAAGGGGGCTGATATCCTCAACGCCGAAATCTTCACCACACGAGGGGGCACCGCCATGGACCTCTTCGTCGTGCGTCTGCCGGAAACCGACGCCGCCTACTTCTGGCCAGCCTTCACCAAAGAGGCCCGCACCAGCCTCACCGATCCCCACGCCCTGGCCACTCGCATCGCGGCCCGGGGCAAATCCCCCCTGCGCCGCCAACCTCCACCCGGTCCCAAGCCACAAGTGCGCCTCGATGCCGAAAAGGCCATCCTCGAAGTCCGCGCCAGCGACCGGCCCGGGCGGCTCTTCGACATCACCTGGGAACTGGCCCTGCACGGGGTAAGTGTGCAGGCCGCCAAGATCGCCACCCATGGAGATCACATCCACGATATCTTCTTCCTCCAGCAAGCCCCCAACGCTTCCTGGCGGTTGAGCTCTACGCTCCAGCCGCTCCTTGCCGCCATCCTCCGTCGGCTCCAGACCGAGTAA
- a CDS encoding P-II family nitrogen regulator, with product MKKIEFIIRPFKLDEVKEALTAAGVRGMTITEVKGFGRQRGHKEIYRGAEYQVDFVAKVKIEVVCEDALAPAVVEAARAAAITGQVGDGKIFVLPVDDAMRIRTGETGEAAI from the coding sequence ATGAAAAAGATCGAATTCATCATCCGACCCTTCAAGCTGGATGAAGTCAAAGAAGCCCTCACCGCTGCAGGCGTACGCGGTATGACCATCACCGAAGTCAAAGGCTTTGGCCGCCAGCGGGGACACAAGGAAATCTACCGCGGGGCCGAATACCAGGTGGACTTCGTGGCCAAGGTAAAGATCGAGGTGGTATGCGAGGACGCCCTCGCCCCTGCCGTGGTGGAAGCCGCCCGAGCAGCGGCCATCACCGGCCAGGTGGGTGATGGCAAGATCTTCGTCCTGCCCGTGGACGACGCCATGCGCATCCGTACCGGAGAAACCGGTGAGGCCGCCATCTGA
- a CDS encoding dihydroorotate dehydrogenase, with protein MDTTVHLPGLTLKNPIIPASGTFGYGLEFARYGDLRRLGAICVKGLSLKPREGNPMPRIAETPCGMLNSIGLQNVGVEVFLQQKLPFLPPEVPIIANLYAQSPEEFAELAGVLGAEERIAALEVNVSCPNVRRGGVQFGQDPEALQTVTRAVVAAAQGKPVIVKLSPNVTDITAMARAAEAAGATMLSLINTLTGMAVDIRTRAPRLATGTGGLSGPAIKPVALRMVHAVCRAVDIPVIGMGGIVSAEDVLEFILVGASAVQVGTASFMRPDRVFTLVDEVQALAETLGIGAWEEFRGCLKEVSR; from the coding sequence ATGGATACCACCGTCCATCTGCCAGGACTCACCCTCAAAAACCCCATCATCCCGGCATCGGGCACCTTCGGCTACGGCCTGGAGTTCGCCCGCTACGGCGATTTGCGCCGCCTGGGGGCCATCTGCGTCAAGGGGCTCTCCCTGAAGCCCCGGGAAGGCAACCCTATGCCGCGCATCGCCGAGACCCCCTGCGGCATGCTCAACAGCATCGGCCTGCAAAACGTGGGGGTGGAAGTCTTTTTGCAGCAAAAACTCCCCTTCCTGCCGCCGGAAGTGCCCATCATCGCCAACCTCTACGCCCAAAGCCCGGAGGAATTCGCCGAACTCGCCGGCGTCCTGGGGGCGGAGGAACGCATCGCCGCCCTGGAAGTCAACGTCTCCTGCCCCAACGTACGCCGGGGCGGCGTGCAGTTCGGCCAAGACCCCGAGGCCCTGCAAACCGTGACCCGCGCCGTGGTGGCCGCGGCCCAGGGCAAGCCCGTCATCGTCAAGCTGAGCCCCAATGTGACGGACATCACGGCCATGGCCCGGGCCGCCGAGGCCGCAGGCGCCACCATGCTCTCGCTCATCAACACCCTCACCGGCATGGCCGTGGACATCCGCACCCGCGCCCCGCGCCTGGCCACCGGTACCGGCGGCCTGTCCGGCCCGGCCATCAAGCCCGTGGCCCTGCGCATGGTCCACGCCGTCTGCCGGGCGGTCGATATCCCGGTCATCGGCATGGGCGGCATCGTGAGCGCCGAGGACGTGCTCGAGTTCATCCTGGTGGGCGCCAGCGCCGTGCAGGTGGGCACGGCATCGTTCATGCGCCCGGACCGGGTGTTCACCTTGGTGGACGAGGTCCAGGCCCTGGCGGAGACCCTGGGCATCGGCGCGTGGGAAGAATTCCGCGGCTGCCTCAAGGAGGTATCCCGATGA
- a CDS encoding ArsA-related P-loop ATPase, which translates to MTTFDQILPGAVEVLKAHRQSIAHLGWLAINRDLNGRVRLIAPEEAERNEATRQTLETLYRALAERIAPHAYPVASGILFEANREAVCMGTSHFEMEGLNHIWVIDRLATEGNWAKIAPESPGAPRVVFFSIKGGVGRSTALAAIAWSLAQQDRTVLVIDIDLESPGLSNAVLTPDRLPPFGVTDWLVEDLVDNGETVLPDLYAEAGFNTPAPLFVVPAHGANPGEYIAKLGRVWMPKIGKAGAHEPWSARLCRLLDALENTLRPDVILIDSRAGIDEVASACVTDLGAAAVLLFAIAGRQTWSGYRVLFDHWQRWGSVHDIRQRLQLVAGLVPDDAGRAAYLEQLREDAWELFSAIYDEVGPDDSEGWNFAPENETAPHYPLAIRWNRGWFGLPSLHQRRGDADDVRAVFGPLLDHIERLLVRETMA; encoded by the coding sequence ATGACGACCTTTGACCAAATTCTACCTGGTGCAGTAGAGGTCCTCAAAGCGCACCGCCAATCCATAGCGCACTTGGGATGGCTGGCCATCAACCGTGACCTCAACGGGCGGGTGCGGTTGATCGCGCCGGAAGAGGCCGAACGCAACGAAGCAACGCGTCAAACGCTCGAAACGCTCTATCGCGCCCTTGCCGAGCGCATCGCCCCGCATGCCTATCCCGTTGCCTCGGGCATCTTGTTCGAGGCGAACCGCGAAGCGGTGTGCATGGGGACAAGCCATTTTGAGATGGAAGGCCTTAATCATATTTGGGTGATCGATCGTCTGGCCACAGAAGGCAATTGGGCAAAGATCGCCCCTGAATCCCCAGGTGCGCCGCGCGTCGTCTTCTTCTCCATCAAGGGTGGGGTGGGTCGCTCGACGGCGCTCGCGGCGATTGCCTGGAGCCTGGCACAACAAGACCGCACGGTACTCGTGATCGATATAGATCTCGAATCACCCGGGCTGTCGAATGCGGTGTTGACCCCTGATCGGCTGCCGCCCTTTGGCGTCACCGACTGGCTGGTAGAGGATCTTGTCGACAACGGTGAAACGGTTCTCCCTGATCTCTATGCAGAGGCGGGTTTCAATACCCCTGCGCCGCTTTTCGTCGTCCCTGCACACGGCGCGAACCCCGGCGAATACATCGCCAAACTCGGCCGGGTCTGGATGCCGAAGATCGGCAAGGCAGGCGCGCACGAACCTTGGTCAGCACGGCTATGCCGCCTTTTGGACGCGCTTGAAAACACGTTACGACCCGATGTGATCCTGATCGACTCGCGTGCTGGGATTGACGAGGTAGCCTCGGCGTGCGTCACCGATCTGGGCGCGGCGGCGGTTTTGCTGTTTGCGATTGCTGGGCGACAAACGTGGTCCGGATACCGCGTCCTGTTCGACCATTGGCAACGTTGGGGGAGCGTTCACGACATTCGCCAACGGCTGCAATTGGTCGCGGGGCTCGTGCCCGACGATGCGGGGCGGGCCGCCTATCTGGAGCAACTCAGGGAGGATGCCTGGGAGCTCTTTTCCGCCATCTACGACGAAGTCGGCCCGGATGATTCCGAGGGCTGGAACTTCGCACCGGAAAACGAGACGGCGCCGCACTATCCGCTCGCCATTCGGTGGAATCGCGGCTGGTTTGGATTACCGAGCCTCCACCAGCGTCGTGGCGATGCCGATGATGTTCGTGCCGTGTTTGGTCCGCTGTTGGACCATATCGAACGCCTCCTCGTTCGGGAGACTATGGCATGA
- a CDS encoding ammonium transporter encodes MDATDTGFVLMSAALVMFMTPGLALFYGGMVRAKNVLATLMQSFILLGLVSVLWAVVGYTLAFGTDVGGIIGALDHLLLAGVGGEAPEGWTLSIPPIAFMIFQCMFAVITPALITGAFAERMRFAPFLVFSGLWLVLVYCPMAHWVWGGGWMGKMGALDFAGGAVVHMCSAAAALAGCLVIGPRHGFRKEAHIPHNLPMTILGAGILWFGWFGFNAGSALAANAQAAMAFATTHFAAAAGALSWVAVEWRHRGRATTLGAVSGAVAGLVAITPAAGYVSVGASLLLGLAAGAVCYWAVLQKNRFGYDDALDVVGIHGVGGTLGALGTGVFAHFGEFRGLLAGNPAQLWIQFVSVVGTWVFCFLMSYVLFKVVDATLGLRVSPEDETRGLDVNEHRETGYQW; translated from the coding sequence ATGGATGCGACAGATACCGGTTTTGTGCTCATGAGCGCGGCCCTGGTGATGTTCATGACTCCGGGGCTCGCCCTGTTTTACGGCGGCATGGTGCGCGCCAAGAACGTGCTCGCCACCCTCATGCAGAGTTTCATCCTGCTCGGCCTGGTGAGCGTCCTTTGGGCGGTCGTCGGCTACACCCTGGCCTTTGGCACGGATGTAGGCGGCATCATCGGCGCCTTGGACCACCTGCTCCTTGCCGGGGTGGGCGGTGAGGCCCCGGAAGGCTGGACCCTTAGCATCCCGCCCATAGCCTTCATGATCTTTCAATGCATGTTCGCGGTCATCACCCCGGCCCTCATTACCGGCGCCTTTGCCGAACGCATGCGTTTTGCGCCGTTTCTCGTGTTCTCGGGGCTGTGGCTCGTGTTGGTGTACTGCCCCATGGCCCATTGGGTCTGGGGGGGCGGCTGGATGGGCAAGATGGGGGCTCTGGACTTCGCCGGCGGGGCAGTGGTGCACATGTGCTCGGCCGCCGCGGCCTTGGCCGGCTGCCTGGTCATCGGCCCGCGGCACGGATTCCGCAAAGAGGCCCACATTCCCCACAACCTCCCCATGACCATCCTCGGCGCCGGCATCCTCTGGTTCGGATGGTTCGGCTTCAACGCCGGCTCCGCCTTGGCCGCCAACGCACAAGCCGCCATGGCCTTTGCCACCACCCATTTCGCCGCTGCCGCCGGGGCCTTGTCCTGGGTGGCCGTGGAGTGGCGGCACCGGGGCAGGGCCACCACCTTGGGCGCGGTCTCGGGTGCCGTAGCTGGGCTTGTGGCCATCACTCCGGCGGCGGGCTATGTGTCGGTGGGGGCTTCGCTTCTCCTGGGCCTGGCGGCCGGGGCGGTCTGCTACTGGGCCGTGCTCCAGAAAAACCGGTTCGGTTATGACGACGCCTTGGACGTGGTCGGCATCCACGGTGTGGGCGGCACCTTAGGGGCACTGGGCACGGGGGTTTTTGCTCATTTTGGAGAATTCCGTGGACTCCTTGCCGGCAATCCGGCCCAATTATGGATCCAGTTCGTCTCGGTGGTGGGCACCTGGGTCTTTTGTTTTCTCATGAGCTATGTGCTCTTCAAGGTCGTCGATGCGACGCTGGGGCTGCGCGTGTCGCCCGAAGACGAAACCCGGGGCTTGGACGTCAACGAACACCGTGAAACGGGCTATCAATGGTAG
- a CDS encoding dihydroorotate dehydrogenase electron transfer subunit — protein MNTTQLTVQAVTPGPDPSIVDLTLAPVPWKPKPGQFVMLRPANFGQELTWGRPFSIYRCDEAGLRVVFQVIGRGTERLAALRPGDAVTVWGPLGRGFSTKPETPTLFLAGGIGLAAFGLFAEDPFRLPQAQLLFGHRLPLTAYPIYHEMAQRIPSEAMRQTSGADIEAFSEELSRRIKALGPQGLVLCCGPTPMLRAVARLCLEHGVPGQVSLENRMGCGVGACLGCVATTASGERVQTCVHGPVFDVRALTWD, from the coding sequence ATGAATACCACCCAGCTCACGGTCCAGGCCGTCACCCCTGGGCCCGACCCCAGTATCGTGGACCTCACCCTCGCGCCGGTGCCCTGGAAACCCAAACCCGGCCAGTTCGTCATGCTCCGGCCCGCGAATTTCGGCCAGGAACTCACCTGGGGCCGGCCCTTTTCCATCTACCGCTGCGATGAGGCCGGTCTGCGGGTGGTGTTCCAGGTCATCGGTCGCGGGACCGAGCGCCTGGCAGCCCTGCGGCCCGGCGACGCAGTCACCGTCTGGGGACCGCTAGGACGGGGGTTTTCGACCAAACCCGAGACCCCGACCCTGTTTCTGGCCGGAGGCATCGGACTCGCCGCCTTTGGACTGTTTGCCGAAGACCCGTTTCGTCTCCCCCAGGCCCAGCTCCTCTTCGGCCACCGCCTGCCGCTGACTGCCTACCCCATCTACCACGAGATGGCCCAGCGCATCCCCAGCGAGGCCATGCGCCAGACCTCCGGCGCGGACATCGAGGCCTTTTCGGAAGAGCTCTCCCGCCGCATCAAGGCCCTGGGCCCCCAAGGTCTGGTGCTGTGCTGCGGTCCCACCCCCATGCTGCGGGCCGTGGCCCGGCTGTGCCTGGAGCATGGGGTGCCCGGCCAGGTGTCCCTGGAAAACCGCATGGGCTGCGGGGTCGGGGCGTGCCTGGGCTGTGTGGCGACCACGGCCTCGGGCGAGCGCGTCCAAACCTGCGTGCACGGACCGGTGTTCGACGTGCGCGCCCTCACCTGGGACTAA